A section of the Dictyoglomus sp. genome encodes:
- a CDS encoding DRTGG domain-containing protein — protein sequence MKLSEVKDILSAEIIVGEDELNREIKVAGATDLMSDALALLGEGGALLLTGLVTPQVIRTAEMLDLSAIVFVRGKMPPKETVELAKKLNIPLLRTKYPMYEACGRLYCAGLKGKKVEGIL from the coding sequence ATGAAACTTAGTGAAGTTAAGGATATTCTTTCTGCTGAAATAATTGTGGGAGAGGATGAATTAAATAGAGAAATAAAAGTTGCAGGTGCTACTGATTTAATGAGTGATGCCTTAGCACTCTTAGGAGAAGGGGGGGCTCTTCTTTTAACAGGTCTTGTAACACCTCAAGTTATAAGAACAGCAGAAATGTTAGATTTATCTGCCATAGTATTTGTAAGAGGTAAAATGCCTCCCAAAGAGACAGTTGAGCTTGCTAAAAAACTAAATATTCCTCTTTTAAGAACAAAATATCCAATGTATGAAGCATGTGGAAGGCTTTACTGTGCAGGATTAAAGGGAAAGAAAGTTGAGGGGATTCTTTGA
- a CDS encoding CBS domain-containing protein has translation MKIPKEFFEGVKVKEIMNTDIVRVTPYHDMKSIQEIMRIKRIDGVPVINDFGKIIGLVTVENVISALVAGDLKTPCEKYMVKEPKCLNPEDNLYTALKLFRQYRFGRFPVVNDEGEVLGILSTKDIVLKLLTVEEKEVKIEKKSELEPLILEYPVLGGDFSSAGMASSTVKKALQQLGVDPSIIRRVAIITYEAEMNIVIHAYRGVLKVFLTPEVIEIIAEDEGPGIPDIELAMQPGYSTAPDNIREMGFGAGMGLPNIKNCSDELRIESIVGKGTKVISKIYLNKKS, from the coding sequence TTGAAGATACCAAAGGAATTTTTTGAGGGAGTTAAGGTGAAAGAAATTATGAATACAGATATTGTAAGGGTGACCCCATATCATGATATGAAGTCTATTCAAGAGATAATGAGAATAAAAAGAATTGATGGGGTTCCAGTGATTAATGATTTTGGAAAGATTATAGGTCTAGTTACTGTAGAAAATGTCATATCTGCTTTAGTGGCTGGAGATTTGAAGACACCTTGTGAAAAATATATGGTTAAGGAACCAAAATGTTTAAATCCTGAGGATAATTTATATACTGCTTTAAAACTTTTTAGACAGTATCGTTTTGGAAGATTTCCCGTTGTAAATGATGAAGGAGAAGTTTTAGGAATACTTAGTACAAAGGATATAGTTCTTAAGCTCTTAACAGTAGAAGAGAAGGAGGTAAAAATAGAAAAGAAATCAGAATTAGAACCTCTAATTTTAGAATATCCTGTGTTAGGAGGAGATTTCTCTTCTGCAGGAATGGCATCAAGTACAGTTAAAAAAGCCTTACAACAACTGGGAGTTGATCCTTCGATAATTAGAAGAGTTGCTATAATAACCTATGAGGCGGAAATGAATATTGTTATTCATGCATATAGAGGAGTACTCAAGGTATTTCTAACACCGGAAGTTATAGAGATTATTGCTGAAGACGAGGGACCTGGTATACCTGATATAGAATTAGCTATGCAACCTGGGTATTCTACTGCTCCAGACAACATAAGAGAAATGGGATTTGGTGCTGGAATGGGACTTCCCAATATTAAAAATTGTTCTGATGAACTTAGGATTGAATCTATTGTGGGTAAGGGAACAAAGGTAATTTCGAAAATTTATTTAAACAAAAAATCATGA